The nucleotide window AATAAGATTATGTCATTAACAAAACCTGAAAGAAGACAACGTATTAGATTCAGAATCAGAAAAACGATTAGTGGTAGTGCTGCTAAACCGAGACTATCTGTTTTTAGAAGTAACAAAGAAATTTATGCTCAATTAATTGATGATGTAAACGGAGTTACTATATTAGCTGCTTCTTCAAGAGAAAAAGAAATAGGAAAAGGTACGAACATCGAAGTGGCTACAGCAGTTGGAAAACTTGCAGCTGAGAAAGCTTTGAAAGCGGGAATAAGTGAAGTTACTTTCGATAGAGGAGGTTATTTATACCATGGTCGTATTAAATCATTAGCGGAAGGCGCAAGAGCGGCTGGACTTAAATTCTAATATATTATGTCTAAATACAAAAATATTGAGATAGTAAAACCAAGTGGTCTTGAGTTAAAAGATCGTTTGGTGAGTGTAAATCGTGTTACTAAGGTTACAAAAGGAGGTAGAGCTTTCGGCTTTTCTGCTATTGTAGTTGTAGGTGATGAAAACGGAGTTGTAGGTCATGGATTAGGAAAATCTAAAGATGTTTCTGAAGCAATCGCGAAAGCGGTTGAAGATGCAAAGAAAAATTTAGTGAAAATTCCTTTGAATGGTCAATCAGTTCCTCACGAACAAAAAGGTAAATTTGGAGGTGCACGTGTATTCTTAATTCCTGCTTCTCATGGTACAGGAGTTATTGCTGGTGGAGCTGTTCGTTCGGTTCTTGAATCAGTTGGAATCCATGATGTATTGTCTAAATCACAAGGATCTTCAAATCCTCATAACGTGGTTAAAGCAACTTTTGATGCTTTATTACAAATGAGAAGTGCTCATACTGTTGCAAAACAAAGAGGTATTTCTTTAGAGAAAGTTTTTAAAGGTTAATTCAAGGAAATTATGGCTAAATTATTAGTAAAACAAGTTAGAAGTAAAATCAACTGCCCTCTTACTCAAAAAAGAGGTTTGGAAGCTTTAGGTCTACGTAAAATGGGACAAGTTGTAGAGCATGAGTCAAATCCTGCTATCCTTGGGATGATAAATAAAGTTAAACACTTAGTTTCTGTAGAAGAAGCTAAATAACAAATACTGTTATGAATTTAAGTAACTTACAACCTGCTGAGGGTTCTACACACAATCAAAACAAAAGAGTAGGTAGAGGAGAAGGTTCTGGAAAAGGTGGTACTTCTGCAAGAGGACACAAAGGGGCTAAATCTCGTTCTGGTTATTCTAAAAAGATTGGTTTTGAAGGAGGTCAAATGCCACTTCAAAGACGTGTACCTAAGTTTGGTTTCACTAACATCAATCGTAAAGAATACGAAGGTGTTAATCTAGATACTCTTCAATTATTAGTTGATAATGGAGTGATTACTGATACTGTTGATATGACAGTTTTAGTGGCTAATCGTCTAGCTACCAAAAATGAATTGGTTAAGATTTTAGGTAGAGGAGAATTGAAAGCTAAATTAAAAGTAACTGCTCACAAATTCACTGCAACTGCTAAAGCCGCTATCGAAGCTGCTGGTGGAGAAGCTGTAATCATGTAATATTACAATTAAGATGAAGAAATTTATTGAATCAATAAGTAATGTTTGGAAAATAGAAGAATTAAAAAATAGAATTTTAATTACTTTAGGTTTGCTCCTTGTTTATCGTTTTGGAGCTCATGTTACACTTCCTGGAATTGACGCGACTCAATTGACAGGATTAGCTGGGCAAACAAAAAATGGATTAGGATCTATTCTAGACATGTTTACCGGAGGTGCATTTTCTAAAGCGTCAGTTTTTGCTTTAGGGATTATGCCTTATATTTCTGCATCTATTGTAGTGCAACTTATGGGAATTGCGATTCCTTATTTGCAAAAACTTCAGAGTGACGGAGAGAGTGGTAGAAAGAAAATCAATCAAATTACTCGTTGGTTAACTATCGTTATTACCTTAGTTCAAGGACCAACTTATATCTACAATCTTTACAGAACTTTACCTAGTTCGGCTTTTATTTTGGGATTTAACTCTTTTGAATTTTTATTTTCTTCAGTAGTAATCTTGGTTACTGGTACTATTTTTGCCATGTGGTTGGGAGAAAAAATTACTGATAAAGGAATTGGAAATGGTATTTCCCTTTTGATAATGGTTGGTATTTTGGCTAGGTTGCCACAAGCTTTTATTCAAGAATTTACAACAAGAGTTACCAATAATAATGGAGGGCCAATGCTATTGGTTGTTGAAATCATTATTTGGTTGCTTGTGATAATATCTTGCGTGTTACTTGTAATGGCAATAAGAAAAATTCCAGTACAGTATGCACGTCGTACAACATCTGGAGATTTCGAACAAGATATGATGGGAGGTAACAGACAATGGATACCGTTAAAGCTTAATGCAGCTGGTGTAATGCCAATTATATTTGCACAAGCTATTATGTTTATTCCTGCGGCTGTTGCTGGATTGTCAAAATCAGATGCTTCGCAATCTATTGTCGGTGCTTTTAGTAATATGTTTGGATTCTGGTATAATTTTGTTTTCGCAACATTAATTGTTGTGTTCACTTTCTTCTATACTGCAATTACAGTTCCTACTAATAAGATGTCTGATGATTTAAAGAGAAGTGGAGGATTTATACCAGGTATCAGACCAGGTGTTGAAACTTCTGAATATCTTGACAAAGTGATGTCTTTAATAACTTTTCCAGGATCTTTATTTCTTGCTTTGATAGCTGTGTTCCCAGCCATTGTTGTAAGTGTGATGGATGTTCAACAATCTTGGGCAATGTTTTTTGGAGGGACTTCATTGATAATTATGGTTGGAGTAGCAATTGATACTATTCAACAGATTAATTCATACTTGTTGAACAAACATTATGATGGTTTGATGAAAAGTGGTAAAAATAGAAAAGCAGTAGCTTAACTTATGGCAAAACAATCAGCAATAGAACAAGACGGATCAATCATTGAAGCATTGTCTAATGCGATGTTCCGTGTAGAGTTAGAAAATGGACATATTGTGATTGCTCATATTTCTGGAAAAATGCGTATGCATTACATCAAATTATTACCTGGTGATAAAGTGAAACTAGAAATGAGCCCTTACGATTTGTCAAAAGCAAGAATTACTTATAGATATTAAAGCATTCAATATGAAAGTTAGAGCATCAGTAAAAAAGAGAAGTGCCGAGTGCATTATCGTACGTAGAAAAGGAAGATTATACGTAATCAACAAAAAGAATCCTAGATTTAAACAAAGACAAGGATAATTATGGCAAGAATAGCAGGGGTAGATATCCCAAAAAACAAAAGAGGTGTTATTGCACTTACCTACATTTTCGGATTAGGAAAAAGTAGAGCTATTGAGATTTTAGAAAAAGCTCAAGTTAGCCAAGATAAAAAAGTTCAAGATTGGAATGATGACGAAATCGGGGCAATTCGTGAAGCTGTTTCAGCTTTTAAAATTGAAGGTGAATTGCGTTCAGAAATTTCTTTGAACATCAAACGTTTAATGGACATTGGATGTTATAGAGGTATTCGTCACAGATCTGGTCTTCCTTTAAGAGGACAAAGAACTAAAAACAACTCTAGAACAAGAAAAGGTAAAAGAAAAACTGTTGCTAACAAGAAAAAAGCAACTAAATAATAAGTAATATGGCTAAAGCAACAACAAAAAAACGTAAAGTTATCGTTGAATCAACGGGTGAGGCTCATATTTCTGCTACCTTCAATAACATCATCATTTCTTTGACTAACAAAAAAGGTGAAGTTATTTCTTGGTCATCAGCTGGTAAAATGGGTTTTAGAGGTTCTAAAAAGAACACTCCATATGCAGCTCAAATGGCAGCAGAAGATTGTAGTAAAGTAGCTCTTGAGGCTGGACTTAAAAAAGTAAAAGTTTATGTAAAAGGACCAGGAAACGGACGTGAATCTGCTATCCGTTCTATACATAACGGTGGAATTGAAGTTACTGAGATTATCGATGTTACTCCAATGCCTCACAATGGATGTCGTCCTCCTAAAAGACGTAGAGTTTAATACTCAAAAAAACAATTATAGTATAACAAAGGTAGAACATAGATTATCGGAGGATAAGACCTGAATTCATAATCTCTACCTTAAATTTTTTTAAAATGGCAAGATATACTGGTCCAAAAACCAAAATCGCTCGTAAATTTGGCGAGGCAATTTTCGGAGACGATAAAGCTTTCGAAAAAAGAAATTACCCTCCTGGACAACACGGGATGGCTAAAAAAAGAGGAAAAAAATCTGAGTATGCTGTTCAGTTGATGGAAAAGCAAAAAGCTAAATATTCTTATGGTATTTTAGAAAAACAATTCAGAAATTTATTCGAAAAAGCATCAGCTACTAAAGGAGTTACTGGTGAAGTGTTATTACAATTATGCGAAGCAAGATTGGATAATGTTGTTTTTAGAATGGGGATTGCTCCATCTAGAAGAGGTGCACGTCAAATCGTATCTCACAGACACATTACCGTAAATGGTGAGGTTGTAAATATTCCTTCTTACCACCTTAAGCCTGGTGATAAAGTTGCAGTTCGTGAAAAATCTAAATCTTTAGAGGCTATCGAACGTTCTTTATCTAATTCAAGTCATGTTTATGAATGGATTACTTGGAATAATGATCTTAAAGAAGGAACTTTCGTTTCTGTTCCTGCAAGACTTCAAATTCCAGAAAACATTAAAGAACAATTAATCGTAGAGTTGTACAACAAATAATAATTGACTTAGTCGAAATTTATGGCAATATTTAATTTTCAGAAGCCCGATAAAGTTATCATGATCGATTCAACCGATTTTGAAGGTAAATTTGAATTTAGACCTTTAGAACCTGGATACGGATTGACTGTTGGTAATGCACTTAGAAGAGTTTTGCTTTCAGCATTAGAAGGTTATGCAATTACATCTGTTCGTATAGAAGGTGTAGATCATGAGTTTTCTACTATTTCAGGAGTTGTTGAGGATGTTACAGAAATTATCCTTAATCTAAAACAAGTACGTTTCAAACGTCAAATTGAGGATATTGATAATGAATCAGTTACTATTTCTGTTTCTGGTAAAGATCAATTGACAGCTGGAGATTTTCAAAAATTTATCTCAGGTTTCCAAGTTTTGAATCCAGAACTTGTTATCTGTAATTTAGACAGTAAAATCAAACTGAATTTCGATTTAACTATCGAGAAAGGTAGAGGTTATGTTCCTGCTGAAGAGAACAAAAAACAGAATGCTGCAATTGGAACTATTTTTACGGATTCGATTTTTACTCCGGTAAAAAACGTAAAATATGCTATTGAAAACTTCCGTGTTGAGCAAAAAACAGATTATGAAAAATTAGTTTTTGAAATCAAAACTGATGGATCAATTAATCCTAAAGATGCTCTTACTGAAGCGGCAAAAGTTCTAATTCACCATTTCATGTTGTTTTCTGATGAAAGAATTACACTTGAGGCTGACGAAATTGCACAAACAGAGTCTTATGACGAAGAGTCATTACATATGAGACAATTGCTTAAAACTAAGCTTGTTGATATGGATCTTTCTGTTAGAGCCTTAAATTGTTTGAAAGCGGCTGAAGTTGATACACTTGGTGATTTAGTATCGTTCAATAAAAATGACCTAATGAAGTTCCGTAATTTTGGTAAAAAATCTTTAACTGAGCTAGATGAACTAGTTGCTGTTAAGAATTTGACCTTCGGTATGGATTTAGCAAAATACAAACTAGATAAAGAATAATCTAATCCCGTTTAATCGGGGTTAAATTTCATAAAGCAATGAGACACGGAAAAAAATTCAATCACTTAAGCAGACAGACTGCACATAGAAGTTCTATGTTAGCTAATATGGCTTGTTCTCTTATTGAGCACAAACGTATTAACACTACTGTTGCTAAAGCTAAAGCGCTTAAACAATTCGTTGAGCCGCTTATAACAAAATCAAAATCGGATACTACTCACAATCGTCGTATCGTTTTTGCTTACTTACGTAGTAAATATGCAGTAACTGACTTGTTTAGAGATGTTGCAGCGAAAGTAGGTGACCGTCCAGGTGGATACACTCGTATCATTAAAGTTGGAAATCGTTTAGGAGATAATGCTGATATGGCAATGATCGAATTAGTTGATTTTAATGAGCTTTACAACGGAGGTAAAAAAGAAGTTAAAAAAGCAAAAAGCCGTCGTGGTGGAAAAGCTAAAAAAGCTGAAGGAGTTGTTGAAGCTCCAGCTGCTGAGGCTGAACCTACAACAGACGCCGCTGAATAATTATGAAGATAATCATTCGATAATAATAAAGGATAAGCTATTTATAGTTTATCCTTTTTTTTTGATTTTTTTAAAAGTAACTATCAACAATCATTGTTTGTTTTAATTGTTGATTAGTAATTGAAATGGTGATTTTTTAAACTGTTTTTTTAAGAATATCTTATTTTATCTTTTTCAAACATTTTAGTGTCATTTTGTTACTGACTATTGTTGGGTTTCAAATAGACTGAATTATTCGTAGAAAAACATTGCGTCCACTGTTTTAAAAATCTAAATTTGCACAATATTAAATTACACATGAAATATACAACACGAAAAAGCGCTATTCTTCTATTAAGTGACGGAACCATATTCCACGGTAAATCAATCGGTATAAGTGGGAAAACTTTTGGTGAAGTTTGTTTTAACACCGGTATGACTGGTTATCAAGAGATTTTTACAGATCCTTCATATTTTGGACAATTAATGGTTGCTACGAATGCCCACATTGGTAACTATGGGGTAAATGATAAGGAAGTTGAATCAGGGAGTATCAAAATTGCCGGATTAATTTGTAAAAACTTTAGTTTTAATTATTCAAGAACTGATTCATCAGGAAGTTTGGAAGATTATTTTGCAAAGCAAAATTTAATTTGCATATCTGATGTAGATACACGTGCATTGGTGAGTTATATTCGTGATAATGGTGCGATGAATGCTGTTATTTGTACAGATGATACGCCTGTTGAAGAGTTGAAAAAACTATTGGCTGAAGTTCCGGATATGGAAGGCTTAGAGTTGGCTTCGAAAGTTTCGACAACTGAGCCTTATTTTTATGGAGATGAAAATGCTACTTACAAGATTTCAGCTTTAGATTTAGGAATTAAAGAGAATATTCTACGCAACTTAGCGAAAAGAGATTGTTACATTAAGGTTTTTCCTTATAATGCAACTTACGCAGATTTAGCTTCGTTTAATCCTGATGGTTTCTTCCTTTCGAATGGTCCTGGAGATCCGGATCCTTTGGAAAGCGCAATAAATGTTGCTAAAGAAATTATTCAAAATAATAAGCCATTATTCGGTATTTGTTTAGGGCACCAAGTTATTGCTTTGGCAAACGGAGTTTCTACATATAAAATGTTTAATGGTCACCGTGGAATTAATCATCCGGTAAAAAATATAATCACAGGTAAAGGCGAGATTACTTCTCAAAACCACGGATTTGCTGTAAACAAAGAGCAATTGGATAATCATCCAGAATTAGAAATTACACATTTGCATTTAAATGACGGTACTGTGGCAGGTATGAGAATGAAAAATAAAAATTGTTTTTCAGTGCAATATCACCCTGAAGCAAGTCCAGGACCACATGATTCTTCTTATCTTTTTGATCAGTTTATCGAAAATATTAAATCTGCATAAGACTAAAACGTTATCGTTAATAAATATAAGTATATTAACGGTTTTGTAATAAAGACTTGTAATTTTTTTTGCTTAATTTTGGTGAAAATATAAATTAATAACATAAAAAATAAGAATAATGAGTATTATCGTTAAAATCCACGCTAGACAAATTTTCGACTCAAGAGGTAATCCTACAGTAGAAGTTGATGTAATTACTGAGAATGGAATATTAGGAAGAGCAGCTGTTCCTTCTGGAGCTTCTACAGGAGCGCACGAAGCGCACGAGTTACGCGATGGAGGAAAAGCTTTCATGGGTAAAGGTGTTTTGAAAGCGGTTGAAAATGTAAATACAAAAATTGCTGAAGAATTAGTTGGTACTTCTGTTTTTGAACAAAATCTTATCGATCAAATGATGATTGATTTAGATGGTACTGCAACTAAATCTAACTTAGGGGCTAATGCAATTTTAGGAGTTTCTTTGGCGGTAGCTAAAGCAGCAGCTGAAGAATTAGGATTGCCTTTATACAGATATGTTGGTGGTGTTTCTGCAAATACTTTGCCTTTGCCAATGATGAATATCATCAATGGGGGATCACACTCTGATGCACCTATCGCTTTCCAAGAGTTTATGATTATGCCGGTTAAGGCTACTTCTTTTGCTCATGCTTTACAAATGGGTACAGAGGTTTTCCATAACCTTAAAAAAGTTCTACACGATAGAAATCTTTCTACTGCTGTTGGTGATGAAGGAGGTTTTGCTCCAACATTGGCTGGTGGTACAGAAGATGCTTTAGATACAATCAAAAAAGCTGTTGAAGCTGCTGGTTATTCTTTCGGGGATGATATTGTTGTGGCTCTTGACTGCGCTTCTTCTGAGTTCTACAAAGACGGTAAATATGACTATTCTAAATTTGAAGGTCCAGCTGGAAAAATCAGAACTTCTGCTGAACAAGTTGATTATCTAGCTGAATTGGCTACTAAATACCCAATTATTTCTATCGAGGATGGAATGGATGAAAATGACTGGGATGGATGGAAATTATTGACTGAAAAAATAGGTGATAGAGTTCAATTAGTTGGAGATGATTTATTTGTAACAAATGTTGAGCGTTTGTCAACTGGTATCGATAAAGGAATCGCTAATTCTATTTTGATTAAAGTTAACCAAATCGGTACTTTAACTGAAACTATTGCTGCTGTAAATATGGCTAAAAATGCTGGTTATACATCTGTAATGTCTCACCGTTCTGGAGAAACTGAAGATTATACAATCGCTGACTTAGCAGTAGCTTTAAATTGTGGTCAAATCAAAACTGGATCAGCTTCTCGTTCTGACCGTATGGCTAAATATAATCAATTATTGAGAATTGAAGAGGAATTAGGGAATTCTGCATATTTTCCTGGAAAAAAGGCCTTCAAAGTGAAGTAATTGTAATGAATTTATAGTAATTGAGCCATTCATCGACGATGAATGGCTTTTTTATTGAATATTTAACAAATTCGGTGAGCATTTAGTTTTTAATTTCTTTGGAATTCCTTAGTTTTGGTAAATTATAAACTTAATCCTATTTCATAAATAAATATGTCAAAAATAGCAATATTAGAAATTGACGGTAATAAGTTTGAGCTACCAATAATTGTTGGGAGCGAAAATGAAGCCGCTGTAGATATTAGTAAACTAAGAGATATGTCGGGTGTAATTACCCTTGATCCTGGTTATAAAAACTCTGGAGCTTGTAAAAGCGAAATCACCTTTTTGGATGGTGAACTTGGAATTTTGCGTTATAGAGGATATTCAATTGAGGATTTAGCTGATAAATCTCATTTTTTAGAGGTGGCTTATTTAATAATTTTTGGAGAATTGCCTTCTAATGAGAAATTAGAACAATTTGAAAATGATATCAGAAGATTCACTTTAGTGAGTGAAGATATGAAAATCATTTTGGATGGTTTCCCAAGTACTGCCCACCCAATGGGAGTTTTGTCTGCTTTGACTAGTGCTTTGACAGCTTTTAACCCTAAATCTGTTGATGTCAATAACGAAAAAGACATGTATGATGCGGTTTGTAAAACTCTTGCTAAATTTTTAGTTATTGCTACCTGGACTTATAGAAAAAGAATGGGGTTCCCTTTGAATTATTATGATAATACTTTGGGTTATGTGGAGAATTTCATGAATTTGATGTTTAAGTTGCCTACAGGACCTTACAAATTAAATCCGGTGATTATTGATGCATTAGATAAATTATTTATTCTTCATGCTGATCACGAGCAAAATTGTTCGACATCTACTGTTAGAATGGTAGGTTCTTCACATGCTGGACTTTTTGCATCTATATCTGCTGGAGTTTCTGCGTTATGGGGACCTTTACATGGAGGTGCTAATCAAGCTGTACTTGAGATGTTGGAAGAAATTCATGCTGCAGGTGGTGATGCTGATAAATATTTGGCGAAAGCTAAAGATAAAAATGATCCTTTTAGATTGATGGGATTCGGACATAGAGTTTACAAAAACTTTGATCCAAGAGCAAAAATTATCAAAAAAGCTGCAGATGATGTGCTTTCTACTTTGGGAGTTAATGACCCGATTCTTGATATTGCTAAAAAATTGGAAGCTGCTGCGTTGGAAGATGAGTATTTCAAATCAAGAAACTTATACCCTAACGTAGATTTCTATTCTGGTATTATTTATAGAGCTTTAGGGATTCCAACGGATATGTTTACTGTATTATTTGCAATTGGAAGATTACCAGGTTGGATTGCTCAATGGAAGGAAATGAGAGAAAACAAAGAGCCAATTGGAAGACCAAGACAAGTTTACACAGGTTATCCTTTGAGAGAATATGTTAAGGAATAAATTTTAAATAGATTAAATAAAGCTTCACTTTTGCGGTGAAGCTTTTTTTTTATCTTTGAATAAAAAAATATAACAATGCTTAGATTAAATGTTAATAATGAAACTTCAAGATTAAGGGCTGTAGTATTGGGATCTGCTAATAGTAATGGGCCAACACCAAAGATAGATGAAGCTTATGATCCTAAATCTTTGGAGCATATTTTGGCCAATACTTATCCAGTTGAGGCCGATATGATTGCTGAAATGGAAGCCTTAAATTCAGTGTTTCGAAAATATGGAGTGACTGTTTTCCGTCCTGAAATAATTGAAAACTATAATCAAATTTTTGTTAGGGATATTGGTTTTGTAATTGATGATACTTTTGTTAAATCTAATATTTTACCGGACCGTGAAAGGGAATTGGACGCGATTCAATATGTAATCGACCAAATAAATCCTGCGAAAGTCGTTCGCCCTCCAGAAGAAGTACATATTGAAGGAGGAGATGTGATGCTTTGGAATGATTATATTTTTGTTGGAACATACAAAGGAAGCGATTATGCGAGCTATATTACGGCAAGAACTAATATGCAAGGAGTCAAATTTATAAAAGAGTTATTTCCAAATAAAATTGTAAAAGAGTTTGATTTGGTTAAATCTAAAATTGAGGCTCGCGATAACGCTTTGCATCTTGATTGTTGTTTCCAGCCTGTGGGAAAAGACAAAGGGATAATTTATAAAAGAGGGTTTAGAGAAGAAGCTGATTATATGTTTTTGGTAAATCTTTTTGGTGCAGCCAATTTATTTCATATCACGAGAGAAGAAATGTATAATATGAATTCCAATGTGTTTTCGATTGATACAAATGTTGTTGTTTCCGAAAAGAATTTTACAAGATTAAATAACTGGCTACGAGGCAATGGATTTTTGGTAGAAGAAATTCCTTATGCCGAAATTTCAAAACAAGAAGGTTTGTTACGATGTTCGACATTGCCATTAATTAGGGATTAATAGATCTTTTGGGTTTTATTGTTTAACTTTAACCAAAATGATTTTTTAAATATAATACCATAAAAACATGAAACAAACAACAAACTCCATTTTGATGATTCGCCCTGTCGCATTCCGCATGAATGAGCAAACAGCGGTGAATAATTATTATCAAAAAGTTATTGAAGGTCTTTTGCCGGCAACTGTAAATGCAAAAGCACAACAGGAATTTGATGTTTTTGTTGAAAAGCTTCGCTCAGTGGGGGTAGATGTAACCGTGATCGATGATAGAGAAGGTTCGGATACGCCGGACAGTATTTTTCCAAACAATTGGATTTCTTTTCATGAAAATGGAGACGTAGCGCTTTATCCTATGTTTGCCGAGAATCGCCGTTTAGAACGTCGTGAAGACATTTTGGATACCTTGGAAGAAAAAGGATTTATAATCGATAATATTATGGATTATACTTCTGCAGAAGAAGACGGTTTTTTCTTAGAAGGAACGGGAAGTTTGGTTTTGGACAGGGAGAATGCAAAGGCTTATTGTGCGCTTTCCCCGCGGGCTGATGAAGAATTGTTTATCGAATTCTGCGAAGATTTTGAATTTACTCCTGTGATTTTTGAAGCCTTTCATACGGTTAACGGCGAGCGAAAATTAATTTATCATACCAATGTGATGATGTGTATTGGAGATACTTTTGCTGTTATTTGTGCGGATTGTATCGATGATAAAAAAGAACGTAAAATGGTTCTTGAAAGCCTTAAAGGTGATGAGAAAGATATTATTTTGATTACCGAAGACCAGCTGAATAATTTTGCCGGAAATATGCTAGAAGTAAGTGGTACCGATGATAGAAGGTATTTGGTAATGAGTGCTTCGGCTTATCAAAGTTTGACCAAAAAGCAAATTACACAGTTAGAGGAACACGTTACCATATTGAGTTCCAGTCTGGATACCATAGAGGCTTGCGGTGGTGGAAGTGCACGTTGCATGATGGCAGAGATTTTCCTGCCGACGGAATAAATAAGGAGAGAAACAATCGGTCTTATCAAAAGGCATGGGTTCCTGCTGTCGCCTTTATCTCTACGAGGATACCGGCTCCATCAGGGCTAAAAACGAAACACTAGGCATTTTTGCCGTCACTTATAAAAAATCCAAATTCCGAATGCTTACGTAATCGAAATTTGGATTTTTTGATTTTAAAACTTAAAAATTTCCTTTAATGATGTTGATTATAGCGCTTACGATGTATTGAATACCAATCGCAACAACAATAAAACCTACAATTCTTGAAATAGCAACAATACCTGAAGCTCCAAGCATTTGAGCTAGATAATGTGCACTTCTAAGAATTATAAAAATGGTAAATGCAATTGCTAATATGGCTATTGTAGCAGTAATCAGTTCATTGGTGGCGTTGTGTTCCTGATAAAACGCAATTAATAGGGAAATGGAACCTGGGCCTGCAAGCATTGGCATTGCCAAAGGTGTTAGGGCAATATCGTTTCTTTTTTGAGCATCGCTTTCTATCTTTTTATTGATTCCTCGCTTTTTATTGAATTTTCCCGAAAGCAAAGAAAAACCGGAACTAACAATAATTAACCCTCCCGCAATCCTTAGCGAATCAATACTAATGCCAAAAAAGCTTAAAACATATTTTCCAATAAAGAATGAAATGATTAGGATTAAAAAAACATTGATTGAAGTCCATAATGAAATTCTAGAGCATTCTTGTTTGGAGTCACCTTGAGTAAGTCCAACAAAAATTGGTACTGTTCCAATTGGATTTAGTACAGAAAATAAAGCTACAAACAAGTAAATAAATAAATCCATTAGGGTTTCAGTTTTGGTTGTAAAATTACGAATTTATGTATAAATAAGTTTAAATACGCATTACGGAATTGTTTATTTCAAAAAATGACAAGTAAAAATCAGAATTATTTAAAAACGAATAGTGCTTGGATTTGTTTCTCTCTTTGAACAATGATTTAGTTAGCTGCTTTTTAATTACTTTTGTGTCATATATCGATTAAAATGACAAAGAATAAAAAAACTTTGGTAATAGGTGGATCACCAAACCCTGAAAGAGTAGCTTTTAAGGCAATCGAAAAGCTGGTTGCCAAAGGGCATTCAGTTATTGTTTTTGGAAAAAATGAGGGGGAAATAGCAGATGTTAAAATAAATACCCATGTGATTCCTGTTGAAAATATAGACACTGTTTCATTATATATAAATCCAACACATCAAAGTGAATATTATAAATACATAATCGATCTTAAGCCGAATCGTGTTTTGTTTAGCCCGGGGACTGAAAATCCAGAGTTTTATCAATTGTTGAAATTGAACGATATAAGATATGAAGAAGCTTGTACATTGG belongs to Flavobacterium aquiphilum and includes:
- a CDS encoding DNA-directed RNA polymerase subunit alpha, whose amino-acid sequence is MAIFNFQKPDKVIMIDSTDFEGKFEFRPLEPGYGLTVGNALRRVLLSALEGYAITSVRIEGVDHEFSTISGVVEDVTEIILNLKQVRFKRQIEDIDNESVTISVSGKDQLTAGDFQKFISGFQVLNPELVICNLDSKIKLNFDLTIEKGRGYVPAEENKKQNAAIGTIFTDSIFTPVKNVKYAIENFRVEQKTDYEKLVFEIKTDGSINPKDALTEAAKVLIHHFMLFSDERITLEADEIAQTESYDEESLHMRQLLKTKLVDMDLSVRALNCLKAAEVDTLGDLVSFNKNDLMKFRNFGKKSLTELDELVAVKNLTFGMDLAKYKLDKE
- the rplQ gene encoding 50S ribosomal protein L17, whose translation is MRHGKKFNHLSRQTAHRSSMLANMACSLIEHKRINTTVAKAKALKQFVEPLITKSKSDTTHNRRIVFAYLRSKYAVTDLFRDVAAKVGDRPGGYTRIIKVGNRLGDNADMAMIELVDFNELYNGGKKEVKKAKSRRGGKAKKAEGVVEAPAAEAEPTTDAAE
- the carA gene encoding glutamine-hydrolyzing carbamoyl-phosphate synthase small subunit, translating into MKYTTRKSAILLLSDGTIFHGKSIGISGKTFGEVCFNTGMTGYQEIFTDPSYFGQLMVATNAHIGNYGVNDKEVESGSIKIAGLICKNFSFNYSRTDSSGSLEDYFAKQNLICISDVDTRALVSYIRDNGAMNAVICTDDTPVEELKKLLAEVPDMEGLELASKVSTTEPYFYGDENATYKISALDLGIKENILRNLAKRDCYIKVFPYNATYADLASFNPDGFFLSNGPGDPDPLESAINVAKEIIQNNKPLFGICLGHQVIALANGVSTYKMFNGHRGINHPVKNIITGKGEITSQNHGFAVNKEQLDNHPELEITHLHLNDGTVAGMRMKNKNCFSVQYHPEASPGPHDSSYLFDQFIENIKSA
- the eno gene encoding phosphopyruvate hydratase gives rise to the protein MSIIVKIHARQIFDSRGNPTVEVDVITENGILGRAAVPSGASTGAHEAHELRDGGKAFMGKGVLKAVENVNTKIAEELVGTSVFEQNLIDQMMIDLDGTATKSNLGANAILGVSLAVAKAAAEELGLPLYRYVGGVSANTLPLPMMNIINGGSHSDAPIAFQEFMIMPVKATSFAHALQMGTEVFHNLKKVLHDRNLSTAVGDEGGFAPTLAGGTEDALDTIKKAVEAAGYSFGDDIVVALDCASSEFYKDGKYDYSKFEGPAGKIRTSAEQVDYLAELATKYPIISIEDGMDENDWDGWKLLTEKIGDRVQLVGDDLFVTNVERLSTGIDKGIANSILIKVNQIGTLTETIAAVNMAKNAGYTSVMSHRSGETEDYTIADLAVALNCGQIKTGSASRSDRMAKYNQLLRIEEELGNSAYFPGKKAFKVK
- a CDS encoding citrate synthase; this translates as MSKIAILEIDGNKFELPIIVGSENEAAVDISKLRDMSGVITLDPGYKNSGACKSEITFLDGELGILRYRGYSIEDLADKSHFLEVAYLIIFGELPSNEKLEQFENDIRRFTLVSEDMKIILDGFPSTAHPMGVLSALTSALTAFNPKSVDVNNEKDMYDAVCKTLAKFLVIATWTYRKRMGFPLNYYDNTLGYVENFMNLMFKLPTGPYKLNPVIIDALDKLFILHADHEQNCSTSTVRMVGSSHAGLFASISAGVSALWGPLHGGANQAVLEMLEEIHAAGGDADKYLAKAKDKNDPFRLMGFGHRVYKNFDPRAKIIKKAADDVLSTLGVNDPILDIAKKLEAAALEDEYFKSRNLYPNVDFYSGIIYRALGIPTDMFTVLFAIGRLPGWIAQWKEMRENKEPIGRPRQVYTGYPLREYVKE